One Drosophila santomea strain STO CAGO 1482 chromosome X, Prin_Dsan_1.1, whole genome shotgun sequence DNA segment encodes these proteins:
- the LOC120456006 gene encoding mRNA-capping enzyme yields MAQSHRDRERGSGPLPNRWLYCPRKSDSIIAERFLAFKTPLSQSFQDKMPIECTFRPEMLFDYCKTLKLKLGLWVDLTNTKRFYDRSTVEERGAQYIKLQCRGHGETPSPEQTHSFIEIVDNFINERPFDVIAVHCTHGFNRTGFLIVSYMVERLDCSVEAALAVFANARPPGIYKQDYINELYKRYEDEEDAPAAPEQPNWCLDYDDSNGDGSVPDNRKRHDNSSSTSQQAGEQDDDTEELEGEDGDASTSDGQPRKKRRREMVIKNATFMAGVPGVRQVSDQPRLGDLQRKVQDWCQWNKNGFPGSQPVSMDRQNIKRLSEIPYRVSWKADGTRYMMLIDGRDEVYFFDRNHSCFQVENVSFVDGKNLNEHLDGTLLDGEMVLDKIGETVTPRYLVYDIVRLSHRDVRDEPFYPNRLDYIKKDVIGPRILGMKHGIINQRLQAFSVRGKDFWDIWMSARLLGEKFSRTLAHEPDGLIFQPSQQPYTAGVCSDVFKWKPHELNSVDFRLKIITERGEGLLTTKVGFLYVGGHDAPFGRMQKLTKEIRDLDNRIVECTMNQFGNWEFMRERTDKKHPNSFSTARSVVESIKHPVTKDYLLNFIASSGYRDDHAMMPPPPNAHPHAHGHAHAHAHAHAHAHLHPHGHGHHHGGPPGQRRPH; encoded by the exons ATGGCCCAGTCTCATCGGGATCGGGAGCGCGGCTCCGGGCCACTGCCCAACCGCTGGCTCTACTGTCCGCGCAAGAGCGACTCCATCATTGCGGAGCGCTTCCTGGCCTTTAAGACGCCGCTAAGCCAGAGCTTTCAGGACAAGATGCCCATCGAGTGCACCTTTCGCCCCGAGATGCTCTTCGACTACTGCAAGACGCTCAAG TTGAAACTGGGCCTCTGGGTGGACCTGACTAACACGAAACGTTTCTACGATCGGTCCACGGTGGAGGAGCGCGGCGCTCAGTATATTAAGCTGCAGTGCCGTGGACATGGCGAGACGCCCTCGCCGGAGCAGACGCACAGTTTCATCGAGATCGTGGACAACTTTATTAACGAACGTCCCTTCGACGTTATTGCCGTGCACTGCACGCACGGCTTCAACCGTACTGGCTTCCTGATCGTCTCCTACATGGTCGAGCGACTCGATTGCTCCGTGGAGGCAGCGCTCGCTGTCTTTGCCAACGCCCGGCCGCCGGGCATCTACAAGCAGGACTACATCAACGAGCTGTACAAGCGTtacgaggacgaggaggacgcTCCCGCGGCACCAGAACAGCCCAATTGGTGCCTGGACTATGATGATAGCAACGGCGATGGCTCGGTGCCCGACAATCGGAAGCGTCACGACAACAGCTCCTCGACGTCACAGCAGGCCGGCGAGCAGGATGATGACACCGAGGAGCTGGAGGGTGAGGATGGAGACGCCTCCACCTCGGACGGTCAGCCACGAAAGAAGCGACGCCGCGAGATGGTCATTAAGAATGCCACATTTATGGCAGGAGTGCCGGGCGTGCGGCAGGTTAGCGACCAGCCGCGTCTGGGCGATCTGCAGCGCAAGGTGCAGGACTGGTGCCAGTGGAACAAGAACGGCTTCCCCGGATCACAGCCGGTGTCCATGGACAGGCAGAACATAAAGCGCCTCAGCGAAATACCCTATCGGGTGTCGTGGAAGGCGGATGGTACACGTTATATGATGCTCATTGATGGCCGGGACGAGGTTTACTTCTTCGATCGCAACCACTCCTGTTTCCAAGTGGAGAACGTGTCATTCGTGGATGGCAAGAACCTGAACGAACACCTCGACGGCACTCTTCTCGACGGG GAGATGGTGCTGGACAAGATCGGCGAGACCGTAACGCCGCGCTACCTCGTCTACGACATTGTGCGTCTATCGCATCGCGATGTGCGAGATGAGCCATTCTATCCCAATCGACTGGACTACATTAAGAAGGATGTTATAG GCCCCCGCATCCTGGGCATGAAGCATGGCATTATCAATCAGCGTCTGCAGGCATTCAGTGTGCGCGGCAAGGACTTCTGGGACATTTGGATGTCTGCCCGCCTGCTGGGCGAGAAGTTCTCGCGGACACTGGCACACGAACCGGATGGCCTCATCTTCCAGCCATCCCAGCAGCCCTACACGGCTGGCGTCTGCTCCGACGTCTTCAAATGGAAGCCACATGAGCTCAACTCGGTGGACTTTCGGCTCAAGATCATAACAGAGCGTGGCGAGGG CTTGCTTACGACAAAGGTGGGCTTCCTCTATGTGGGCGGTCACGATGCACCATTTGGACGGATGCAAAAGCTGACGAAGGAGATCAGAGACTTGGACAACAGGATCGTCGAGTGCACCATGAATCAGTTTGGCAACTGGGAGTTTATGCGCGAGCGAACGGACAAGAAGCATCCCAACAGTTTTAGCACAGCCCGCT cCGTTGTGGAGAGCATAAAGCACCCAGTCACCAAGGACTACCTATTAAACTTTATCGCGAGCTCCGGCTATCGTGATGATCATGCCATGATGCCGCCGCCACCCAATGCCCATCCCCATGCCCATggccatgcccatgcccatgcccatgcccatgcccatgcccatctACATCcccatggccatggccaccACCATGGCGGACCGCCAGGGCAGCGTCGGCCCCACTGA
- the LOC120456007 gene encoding tRNA-dihydrouridine(20) synthase [NAD(P)+]-like, with protein MLRLPTILRKSFSMKTRQRLDYRNKLILAPMVRVGTLPMRLLALEMGADIVYTEELVDLKLIKSIRRPNPALGTVDFVDPSDGTIVFRTCAQETSRLVLQMGTSDAGRALAVGKLLQRDISGLDINMGCPKEFSIKGGMGAALLADPDKAALILRTLCSGLDIPVTCKIRILPDVEGTIDLVQKLAATGIAAIGIHARTRDERPQHAAHPEVLRAVAQAVDIPIIANGGSKNMHCYEDLRKFQLECGADSVMVARAAQINVSIFRPEGLLPMDELIEKYLRLCVDYDNAPHNAKYCVQSILRELQETPRGKRFLQCQTLQQICEIWELGDYCRRKQRELKTMGNSGRAEVEPPEALAKRQKLEEAATAITDEYAGVICRNMPFLRSTYPSDNHLPKTQLYVHAGKAGKSPPAYETQQCDKLFRSICSYDGQRFSSSFWEKNKKQAEQGAALVALLHLGQLEAEVLRDNGSLLN; from the exons ATGCTGCGATTGCCGACGATTCTGAGGAAGTCCTTCAGCATGAAGACACGCCAGAGGCTGGACTACCGCAACAAGCTCATCCTGGCGCCCATGGTGCGCGTGGGCACGCTGCCCATGCGCCTGTTGGCCCTGGAAATGGGCGCGGACATCGTTTACACGGAGGAGCTGGTGGACCTCAAGCTGATCAAGAGCATTCGCAGGCCAAATC CGGCTCTGGGAACGGTGGACTTTGTGGATCCGTCGGATGGGACGATTGTATTCCGCACCTGCGCCCAGGAAACATCACGCCTGGTGCTCCAGATGGGCACCAGCGATGCTGGACGCGCTCTGGCCGTGGGCAAGCTGCTGCAGCGCGACATATCCGGTCTGGACATCAACATGGGCTGTCCCAAGGAGTTCTCCATCAAGGGCGGCATGGGCGCCGCCCTGCTCGCTGATCCCGACAAGGCGGCACTCATTCTGCGCACCCTATGCTCCGGCTTGGACATTCCAGTCACCTGCAAAATACGCATCCTGCCGGACGTGGAGGGTACCATCGATCTGGTCCAGAAACTGGCCGCCACAGGTATCGCTGCCATTGGGATTCATGCGAGAACGCGCGACGAGCGACCGCAGCATGCTGCCCATCCCGAGGTACTGCGCGCCGTTGCCCAGGCAGTTGACATCCCGATTATCGCCAATGGCGGTTCGAAAAACATGCACTGCTACGAGGATCTGCGCAAATTTCAGCTGGAATGCGGCGCCGATAGCGTAATGGTGGCCCGTGCTGCCCAAATCAATGTGAGCATCTTCAGGCCGGAGGGCTTGCTGCCCATGGACGAGCTGATCGAGAAGTACCTACGCCTGTGCGTCGACTACGACAATGCGCCGCACAACGCCAAGTACTGTGTGCAGAGCATACTCAGGGAGCTGCAGGAGACGCCGCGAGGCAAGCGCTTCCTCCAATGCCAGACGCTGCAACAGATCTGCGAGATCTGGGAGCTGGGCGACTACTGTCGGCGCAAGCAGCGGGAGCTGAAGACGATGGGCAACTCGGGACGGGCGGAGGTGGAGCCACCGGAGGCGCTGGCCAAGCGTCAAAAGCTGGAGGAGGCAGCCACGGCCATCACGGACGAGTACGCCGGCGTCATTTGCCGGAACATGCCATTCCTGCGCTCCACCTATCCCAGTG ATAACCATCTGCCGAAAACGCAGCTATATGTGCATGCCGGGAAGGCTGGCAAATCCCCGCCAGCCTACGAAACGCAGCAGTGCGACAAGCTGTTCCGCTCCATCTGCTCCTACGATGGCCAGCGCTTCAGCAGCTCCTTTTGGGAGAAGAACAAGAAGCAGGCGGAGCAGGGCGCCGCTCTGGTGGCCCTGCTCCATCTCGGCCAGCTGGAGGCAGAGGTTCTGCGCGACAATGGCAGCCTGCTCAACTGA
- the LOC120456510 gene encoding F-box/LRR-repeat protein 4, with the protein MSLLAYGEPAQSSDTDSSTAAEADALVDFTAMLQRQRQGEHGGWFGCDSKMQSTESDQGYYLEQYVLGVLDFSSQYGIDYSISYTAANVVGRPTKFPAYGDYPETFPMRTYGDWWQRAPSATREIQPQNLPKLETHDYVVVYFEEFVVPTEVAIFETFNPGAVVRIWAYGLTKHWTCLWEATESDLARPPLDSRRFAPALKKTTMVTKTLRIDFNHSRLNYYTEIDAIMLCGRTVSKTQNLLAKQQRTQQCRTLVSPPPEVIGSPPSDGSGGPISYKLRTLKFQPNCGKDGATKLHEFINNDLSQFLADNCMDGGETPPQICLTDLPFEILLRILSYLDLKSLFRVGQVSRTFYDISTHPLLYAELSLKPYWHVASSELLCTLARRATMLRKLDLSWCGGFGNVSPTEFKKFLTQRGDNLTHLRLNSCKFLNASCIENVGIVCDNLIELSLRNCATDPPLLNFSCLANLKNLERLDLFQTYFETELLLSMLEGNRKLKHLNLAFCGVSVNMDNVAAHLATYNTQLISLDLWKAHFLSARGLQSLARLHQLEELDLGWCLREASLGDGLFQLLSNCPKLKKLFLSAVRGTTERDLTHIAALGKNLEQLDLMGILNITHERVYDILVHCPKLQLLDLSFCDNIMDRDFQLLADWSRQFNVDIKSSRHH; encoded by the exons ATGTCCCTGCTGGCCTACGGCGAGCCAGCGCAGTCCAGCGACACGGACAGCTCGacggcggcggaggcggaCGCCCTTGTCGATTTTACGGCGATGCTGCAGCGGCAAAGGCAGGGGGAACACGGCGGTTGGTTTGGTTGCGACAGCAAGATGCAGTCGACGGAATCGGATCAGGGATATTACCTGGAGCAGTATGTGCTGGGCGTGCTCGATTTCAGCTCACAGTATGGCATCGACTACAGCATCTCGTATACGGCGGCGAATGTAGTTGGCAGGCCAACGAAATTCCCTGCCTATGGCGACTATCCGGAGACCTTTCCCATG CGCACCTATGGCGACTGGTGGCAGCGGGCACCTTCCGCCACGCGTGAAATTCAGCCCCAGAATCTGCCGAAGCTGGAGACACACGACTATGTTG TGGTTTATTTCGAGGAGTTTGTGGTGCCCACCGAGGTGGCCATCTTCGAGACCTTCAATCCGGGCGCCGTCGTCCGCATTTGGGCGTACGGCCTGACCAAACACTGGACCTGTCTGTGGGAGGCCACGGAAAGCGATCTAGCCCGGCCGCCCTTGGATTCCCGACGCTTTGCGCCGGCACTGAAGAAGACCACGATGGTAACGAA AACGCTGCGCATCGACTTCAATCACAGCCGACTCAATTACTACACGGAAATCGATGCCATCATGCTGTGCGGCCGAACAGTCTCCAAAACGCAGAACCTGCTGGCCAAGCAGCAGAGGACACAGCAGTGCCGTACGCTGGTGTCGCCGCCACCGGAGGTGATTGGCTCACCGCCAAGCGACGGCAGTGGCGGACCAATTAGCTATAAGCTGCGCACCCTAAAGTTCCAGCCGAATTGCGGCAAAGACGGTGCCACCAAGCTGCACGAGTTCATCAACAACGATCTCAGCCAGTTCCTGGCGGACAATTGCATGGATGGCGGTGAGACGCCGCCACAAATCTGTCTCACGGATCTGCCATTCGAGATCCTACTGCGCATACTCAGCTACCTGGACCTGAAGTCCCTGTTCCGTGTGGGCCAAGTGTCGCGCACCTTCTACGACATCTCCACGCATCCGCTGCTCTACGCCGAGCTCAGCCTGAAGCCCTACTGGCATGTGGCCAGCTCTGAGCTGCTGTGCACCCTGGCGCGCCGGGCCACCATGTTGCGCAAGCTGGATTTGTCGTGGTGCGGCGGCTTTGGCAATGTCTCGCCCACCGAATTCAAGAA ATTCCTGACCCAACGCGGCGATAATCTTACCCACCTGCGGCTGAACTCCTGCAAGTTTCTCAATGCCAGCTGCATTGAGAATGTGGGCATAGTCTGTGATAATCTGATAG AGTTGAGCCTGCGCAACTGTGCCACTGATCCGCCGCTGCTAAATTTCTCCTGTCTGGCCAATCTCAAGAACCTGGAGCGTCTCGATCTCTTCCAAACGTACTTCGAAACGGAACTGCTGCTCAGCATGCTCGAGGGCAACCGCAAGCTAAAGCACCTGAATCTTG CATTTTGTGGTGTCTCGGTGAACATGGACAATGTGGCCGCCCACTTGGCCACGTACAACACGCAGCTGATCTCGCTGGATCTGTGGAAGGCGCACTTTCTGTCGGCCAGAGGATTGCAGTCACTGGCGCGTCTCCATCAGTTGGAGGAACTGGACTTGGGCTGGTG CTTGAGGGAGGCATCGCTTGGCGATGGCCTGTTCCAGCTGCTGTCCAACTGCCCCAAGCTGAAGAAGCTCTTCTTGTCGGCGGTGCGCGGAACCACCGAACGCGATCTCACGCATATTGCCGCCCTGGGCAAGAATCTGGAGCAGCTGGACCTCATGGGCATTCTGAACATAACGCACGAGCGTGTTTATGA CATTCTAGTTCACTGCCCCAAGCTGCAATTGCTGGACCTGAGTTTCTGCGACAACATCATGGATCGGGAT TTCCAGTTGCTGGCGGATTGGTCGCGACAATTTAACGTGGACATAAAGAGCAGTCGACATCACTGA